From Haliotis asinina isolate JCU_RB_2024 chromosome 8, JCU_Hal_asi_v2, whole genome shotgun sequence, a single genomic window includes:
- the LOC137294664 gene encoding uncharacterized protein: MHLPGLTVFMQALFLPMSRQPNGTGSMVKPPYWPETFSVQFSELQEVRNAIYAENKGTWYYDYIRKQARFDHLEGQKNNFCRGQGLSDDNPQGPCHLIFSRDMSLYVHYPEAGTCCRLCGASEGCTVLRPDWLKGATSIGTKVISGTVCYGWTTPGAVANDTWFATEDNVPCLYHEIVGTVVHTLTFDQDTYTKDQPKDYIFKVPSYCYRECPNPYTPPV, from the coding sequence ATGCATTTACCGGGATTGACGGTCTTCATGCAAGCTCTCTTCCTCCCGATGTCACGCCAGCCAAATGGCACCGGTTCCATGGTTAAACCACCTTACTGGCCGGAAACCTTCTCAGTCCAGTTTTCAGAACTCCAAGAAGTCAGGAACGCTATTTACGCCGAGAACAAAGGGACGTGGTATTATGACTATATCCGGAAGCAAGCAAGATTCGATCATCTTGAAGGCCAGAAAAATAATTTTTGTCGTGGCCAGGGACTAAGTGATGACAATCCACAGGGTCCTTGTCATCTGATCTTCTCAAGGGACATGTCCCTGTATGTCCACTACCCAGAAGCGGGCACCTGTTGTCGACTGTGTGGAGCAAGTGAGGGATGTACTGTTCTCAGACCTGATTGGTTGAAGGGTGCAACTTCCATTGGCACTAAGGTTATATCTGGCACTGTCTGCTACGGATGGACCACTCCCGGAGCTGTTGCCAACGATACGTGGTTCGCTACTGAAGACAATGTACCGTGTCTGTATCATGAAATTGTGGGCACTGTGGTGCATACTCTAACATTTGATCAGGATACTTATACGAAGGATCAACCCAAAGACTATATTTTCAAAGTACCCAGTTACTGTTACAGAGAGTGTCCAAATCCTTACACACCCCCAGTCTAA